The Lates calcarifer isolate ASB-BC8 linkage group LG11, TLL_Latcal_v3, whole genome shotgun sequence genomic sequence CATTTCACCTATTTTCTCCCATGTATTTAAACCAGCCCTTTTCCCCCTTGTCAGTTGCCAAATCATTTGCTAATGTCTCAATATGTTTCCTTTTGTGCTGGTCATGCTGTGGACTCTTGCTTGCCTCTTAAACTTGCTACCCATATTTATTAACTTCATTGCACCACCCCGCCTGTGCTCTTTCCAGAAGCTATGACAGCGTGTGTACTGAATTTACTTGTACTTTATTGCTGATTAAAACACACGCTAATGTGTTATACCAAATTCAGATCCATGAAGATATTCAGTTCACTTCACTttactgtgtgtgcaggttACTTACCATGTCATACGCGTTGAGCACTTTGCGCAGCAGCTCAGGTACAGGACCCTGAGCCTCCATGGTGGGGTAGGTCTCACTCAGGTCCACTGTTACCCTCAGTGACCGCTCACTGTTCATCAGCCAGGTAGACACTGTCAGGATACATTGCTTCATGTTGGCGGCGGGGGTCAGGCCACACAGCTCCTTGAAGGACACCATGGCATTCTGGGAAGAAAAATCCACAGTGAGGGATAGCAATTTGGGTATGAACATGTAAAAAGtgcacaaataaaaagaaatgttaaatattacagtataaataaataaatacacatattaCATTTGTGCTGCCCTTTGTCCTTGTGCTCTGTACCTGTTAATTATGACTACGTTATGTCTCTGTTTCAATAAAAACAACCAGAATTGCAGAGTTATTGTACTTGCCAAATGAACTGATTGTGGTCCTAATGAAATAGCAAATATTGCAACCACTTTTTGCAGAGGACCTTGGGTGAGATTTAATGAGAGGGATTGTTATACTTCCCTTAGACCAGAGACAAGATGAGATAGCAGCGAGTATATGTTTTAGTGACAGTAAAATTAGTAAAAATCAGTTTCCCATAACGTCAGTCTGTTAATTCAACAGCCGAGAGGCTCTGGAGCCAAACGTCTGACCAGATCCTGTAGATGCTAAATACATTCACTCAGTCACTCATCCTTCACTCTCttactttctccttctcttttctcaccttttctttAATGCCTTTCCTACCCATATCATTGTATTTACCTTTCTGTATTCACTGTAAATATCCACCTTAAAGACTGTCAAGTATTAATAAATACAAAGCATTCTTCTCCTTATGTTCCTGTGTCTACATGGACCACTGAACATTTTTgtccctctgctgctggataAATGAAGAAATCTTAACATGTCCCATTTATTTAATCTAGCACCAATAGCAAATCTTACTTTTTGGGGCAGCTGTAGCTTAGTTAGTAGAGCAAATCTGCCATCAATCACAAGGTTAGCGAGTCGAACctcaagctcctcctctccacatgttgaagtgtccttgagcaagacactgagcCTCAAACTGCTCTCATTGTAGAGTATGTATCACTTTGGacaaaagcatctgccaaatgagtgTCATCAGTGAAGAAATCTACCAGCATTGTATCTCTAGTTTTCAGTCATATTTGTAAGAATAATTTGTTaggattttcttttcaaattaatGTTACATCTTGCAACTTCTGTTTATTTCAAACTAAAATCTAATTTGGCATATTTGGACTAGTAAGATTTggagttaaaacaaaacagaacagaatgtAGCTGTCACTGCCATATAACAAGCTGAAACTAGTTAACAATGTCAAAAACCCACCCGCCCATTTTTTAACTGCATCTGCCCTAAAACGCCTCCCAAACCCCTCTATACCTAGCATGATAATTTGACCAACACCTCAACTCATGAGTATACTGTCATTTGTTGGCAACACCATGTTAAGCAGCAGTTTGTTAGCCTAAACTCCATTTAGTTTGGAGTATGCTGCCAGCCTCAGCCTCCCACTCTTTTGCTTGCTCTTCACCTTTCCTGGTGCCAGCTTGCTTTCCAGGCCAACAAAGCCAGAGTCTCTGCACGTCTGGGTTCAAAGTCTCGGCAGCTCCAGCAACTAGGCAACTGTCTCTTCATTCTGTTTCATTCTTCTGCCAGCATGGGAATTTAAGCAACCAAATCAGGCCTACTGTTTTTCCACACAGCACCACATCAGTTAGCTTGGTTAAGTGACAGTAAGAAAAGCGAGCGTGACAGAGTGATGTGGGAGAAGAGAAAGGGACAGTGAAAGAGAGGCAGTGAAAAAGAGCAATCTGGGCTGAGACATGAAGAGGCAGAGCTGCAAAGACATAAGAGGAGTGAGGGCGATGATGAGAAGCACTGAGGAAACATAAGTCAGGCAAGAAAGCATGAAAGAGAATACGAGGTAAAGGGAAAACTGGGGACAGAACAggagtggaggaaaaaaaacaatttagaGAGAACAAGCTGGTGTTGGTATTTCAGTccacacactctgctgtgtgGGAACTAGCGGTCTCCCTGGGATAGACCTCCAGGATCTGCAGAAAAATCCACCCCACCACCTCTACCCGAGCTTGACCTTCCTGTGGACTGAGAGGGTGGCCATGGGACACAGTCGGCATCTGTATGCTGAGCCTCAGCCACAGTTAACACCTCTTGGGCCATTGAACAcagccacagagaaacacaatgGTGGAAGCAGGACAGCTCTGGGCGTCTGGATTAAAACCCagtgtgtgattatgtgtgtgtgaacacgcgcataaacacacactgcactgtatgtgtttatgtctcCGTGTGGTTTGAGCTTAAGTTATTAGCATTCAGttccatgcatgtgtgtatgggACCACATACGTAAATGTTTTTCAATAATTGATGTGCAATAAAAGCCATACTGTTTCCAAGCCACGGTGTTACAAAACCCAATGAGAggcttgtgtttttaattactCCCTTCCCCCACTTTACTCCCCCTCCAACATTCCCAAATGAGAGCTCTGTGTCCGGTTACAacactgcttttgtttctttttgcccctctctctctctttctgcttttatctgagtatctctctcctcctctctctagCCTACAGAATTGAGTGGTGGTGAATGGAGCATATGatggaacacacacatttcagctAATAAAAAGAAACTCCAGGCTGGCAGCTCTCCTCCGGCTCTATCAACACTTTATGAGGTTCATGAGTAGCAGCACTCGGGAAAGGACTTCACTCAGGTCTCCCGCAGAAATAATTGATTTGCTGCCTAGATCCACATATGAAACATGGCAACCTATCATATCTGCCCACTGGTCAATGTTCATGGATTTCCTCAGTCTCTTTAATAGTCAAACGCACTTCTCTTTCTGTTATTATTCAAAGCAGGCCACCTGGAAGCTTTGCTGTTTGAGGATAAAAGGAATCTTAAACGAGCTTGGTGAGGTGAAATAACGCTTTTGACGGCGACATCtaaagtggtgtgtgtgcgcgctgcTTTCATGGCTGAGGTTGTATGCCACGATATCTGGGATTTTAGTGAGTAGGGGTACAAAAGACGTTTCTCTCACACGTTAAAGTCTAATCTTGAATTCAAGCCAGGGCAGGCGAAGCTTCCAGAACTGGCCTGGTTGTTGCCTTGTGGGTTGTTGGCTATAAGCCATGTCACTGTCCCCCAGATCCACAACACCAGGCTCCACACAACTGGCATCTACAAAGCTTTCACAactgtccatttttttttttttacatttaaaaggcAAAGGCCTTATTCCACCTTTATGTATCCTTTTTAAAGCCTTCCTCTCAACTTTAcctctttcatttatttcagcaacttttatctcttcatttcaaaaagaaaaatttacatttcaaacgTGAGGATAATGTGGTTTGGTGATTGGTAGGCGCGCCAATGGTGTTTGATCAggttaaaaacactgattcacATTCAATCATCTGTCCACCCACTCACATTTTTCATGTAGACCCACAGATTAGATTCCAAAGCCATTTGTTATGAGAGATGAGTCAAAGCCACAGAACAGATGACTTGAGTTTTACAAAAGTTAGGATGTATTTAATTAGTCTGTGTCAGATTTACAGGCCTGACTTCACAGTGAGCCATATTTCATGTCTTATTCATTAAATGTTCCCATGTTGACTCATACCCAAGCAAAGATTAGGACCTAATAACTGTTTGTCACAAATTCAGATTATTCCAGCAAGCAACACAGGATTGTTCATTAGTTGCTTGTATTCACACTTTAATGTTTTCCCAAAATTTGCCTTCCTCTTATCTCATTCAGGCTATAATTTCATAATGTTACTACTTATAATCTTCAGAAGACAAACATATAGTATTTCTGCCTGCACTGGGGTCTTGGAGAGGAAAATTATGTCCGCTTTTATTTCCTCAACTGAAAAATGCATGACAACATGCCACAGGATCTCTAATCACATCTTTGCTTATTTAGTTTGGGTTTGGTCTTTTGTTTGCTGAGCCATTAGACTgaagttactgttactgtttattGAAGACAGACGCACAGACCTTGGTATTTATGACCTGGAAACATAAAGAGGGGTGTGTGGCACTTAGCTTCTGGGAGAACAAAATGCTTGATTTGTTGTCTTCTTATGTGAGACATCAATATtatatatttgattttatatatttgaGCCTGCACCCTACAAACATTTCACTACTAATGCACAAGACAACAGGTTACTGAAGATATTAggttaagaagaagaagagatgcAGATTTGTCAACTACTTACTACCATATTTTTTAGGTGAGATGGATATAATTATGTACATAATGCATTAAAGAGttcttgttgttatttttgtaatcactgttgctgctcttatttatttttcattgttttaggAGAGAATTTCTCAAGTATGCAAAcaagtaagtaagtaaatagGCTTGTTTGGTTATTTGACTGTCAAAgcattttacatacattttaggGAACATAATAACTTCTCTTGATCATTCAACACTATTCTAATTTTCAAAAATTCCCTAGGTAGACAGAGCATTGTTCAATGCACAGcaagattatttttattgtgaaaactgacaaagaaaacaagagtaAGCATGCCACTCTAAACTGACAACCAAACAACTCAACAGGTGGCATGTGAAAGGCTCACTGGCTCTCCATGTTAACAAATGAGACAAGCATTGTTATCACACCCTTCAGCcatcacaaacaaaataataaaactaaataataaactgaaagGCTTCTGCTGCTGGTCATCAGCCAAATATACACCGTGGTTACTAATCTTCATTTGCTCATTGAGAGGAGTTTTAAAGTAGTGCACTAAGTGCTTAGCAACCCAGTCCTCTCCCCTGAGCAGTAATTGTCCCTCATTAATGATTACACTATTCATAAACCTTATAATTGTACAGCAATGTCACTTTATTACCGTTCCCTTCTACAACATTAATAGTGCACAATTAGCGACAAACCTCTATCCACAACGGCAAGTGAAATGAGTCCACTCAGAAACACTTATGTCAGTTTGGACCTACTGAAGCAATAAAACACTATGCAGTTTTATTAAAAggcttctctgttttttcacacCTTAACTCAAAACCAAATACAAagtggtggttttgtgtctatgtgtccATAGTTTCTTACCTGCACATTTTCTCTGAGGTCTGTGGCCTCCCTGAGGGGCTGGGTGGAGGCTCTGAAGAGCTCATCCACTACTTTGATGCCTGTGGTCTTGGTGGTGGTGTACTCCCGGGCCTTCCTACCCTTCCGGACAGACAGACCCCTCTTATGTGCCTTTCCTCCACCCCGCCTGTTGGTGATGGCTACATGGACAAACAGGGTGGTATTGGGTAAGAACTCTCCTGTGAGAGATTGTAGAGGGACATGTCTGTAGCCTGGCTGTAGGCACTCAAATGGGATGGTGTACTGGCCAATGAACTCGTCTCCGATGTAGTCATCATCCAGCACCACAAAGCGCAGTACTGCAAGTTCTGGTAAATTGATCTGGAATTCAAAACTTTCATCAAAAATAGGGTTGTCACCATTCTGGGACACAGTCTTGGTTCTTTGCTCAGCACAGTCAGCTGGGATGCCATGGATCTCCACATATATGTAGGGCTCCACCACATCACCCTTAGCAGCAGAACCACGAGGCTTGGGCAAATTCTGCCCACTGATGACTTTAATGTGAAGAAGCTGGGCGGAAACCCCTGGCAGAGAGTCCCGAGCATTGGCACTGAAGTAGGACACCTCCTCTCTCATGATGGCTGGCCGCAAAACATACCCACAGTTGCCGTTCTGCCTGAACCAGCCAAGGTTGAGGTCCATCATCAAGCCTGGGGTCTGGTAGTTCATGGCCACAATCTGGCAACCACACTTCCAGAAATCCTGGGGATTCATGTTGCTGGCATCAATTCTCATAGGTGTGGGATATACCCTGGAGAGAAAGCGCTTGTTATAACAGACAAATTCCTCTGGGAACTCATTGGCAAACCTGTTTGCATCTACCTCATTGAAGGAGCAAATCTCCCAGTATTTTTGCTCCCTTTTAGAGATCTCAAAGTCTCTGAACTGGACTGACTTGCAGAGAGACACAAGATCAGAGAGTTCCTTGCACAGTCTGAGTCTTTTGCATCCCAAACCATTTAGCTGGTCCTTCTCATCAGCTCCCACTCTTCGGGACATTTCTAGACCCTCCTCCTCGTCTGTCACATCCCCCTCAGGATCAGTGCAGCTGGGTGGTAGCCTCTTACCCTTGAGGAGGATTTTACCTTTGAGTTTCTCAGGGGAGGGTAGGTAGTTTTCCTCCCTGTTGGGCAGTTCAATGTACAACTTGTCACCAAGAATCTTCTTCATGTGCTGTGCCATGACTCTCTGCTGAGGGACGCAGCAATGGGTCACCAAACAGAGAATCAGGGGATACTCAGAGCTCTCAAATGCATATTGGTTTATAATGTCCAGTACTTTAGAGAAAGCTAGCTGTGAAGCTACAGAACTACCTACATACACCACTGGCTCATTATCAGGGCCATCCCATACAATGACCTCAATGCTGCGACAGCCCATCCTTAGAGCTCGGATGTAGCTGCTGATGTCAGACGAACCCCAGAAATGGTCTTCCAGAAGAGAGGCATTATGTGAGGAGTTGATGTAGTAATGGGACAGAGGCTGGGTCATATCCTGGCAAACACGTTTGTGCTGGGGGTCAAAGATGTGGCattcagaggagaggaggtagTGTGTAAAGCCATCGATGGAGAGGtagctcctctctctgccttctgCGGATGGCTCAAATTTCTGAACAATATCCCTGCACATATCCTCCGTTACACCTTCCACACCTTGCTCTACCTCTACAAATAACATCAGATCTTTACTGTCCAGATACTCCTTGTTACTGGAGAATTGCACCAGTAGGAAGAAAATCTCTGGCCGTGTGCAGAGCTCACAGTAGGCCTCCACAAAGGTGTCCATGTTAATTGCCTCTCCGTATTGGTCTTTAGCTTTCTGGAGTTCCTTAAATTTCAGCTCTATCCTAGACTCCTTCATGCCAGGGTTGAGGCCCTTGATTATCTGGGTGGCCCTGAACAGGTCTATGTGTCCTTCCTTCTCCATATCTGCTAGCTCAAACACTGAGCCAATCCATGATGTTCGTAGACTTGGTTGGCTGGGCTCCACCATGTCCACGGTGTGCCGGCCATAAGATACCAGATACCTCAGGCCCATCACCCAGGTGCTGACAACATCTGCTGTGCTGGCTACCAAATCTAAGGACTCATAGTTATCCCCATAAATGATTGAGAAGGCGCATTCATCAGGGAACTGATCTGAGAGACCATTGCTGCGCAGAACAGGAGTTTTCTTTCCCAAACGGACCTCCTTAATGCTCTTGATCTCCAGTTTGGCCTTCTCTGAGTCCTTCTTAGATGGCTCCCAGCGGAGCCAGTGCATGTCTGGATCAAGCAGGAAGTATCGGTTGTACATGCGTGAGTTGGATCGCACCTTCTTCATCTCACAACCCTCCATCATGAAGGCCATGCAAGCAGCTGTGCTGTTGATCTTGCGGTCACTTGGCATTGTGCTGAAAGGACACTGTTTTCTTCCTCACCTGCCTCTGTTTGGAACCATCCTGCAAACAAAGTGGGATGGGGGAGGGTTGGAGAAGAGAAAGATCTATTGGTTAGACTTTTTATCTGAATGCAGGAAATAGCAGTGAATACTAAAGTGAAATTCTTAAGTATAGAAGAGGAGAACGGAGATAAAAGGCTGAGTTTACCCTTTCATTACAGAGCAGCTTTACACCAAGGTAGATACAGATTATGCATATTGAATTCTAAAAGAAAAGACTTGCAATTCACTGTGTTCAGGTTTAAGCCAAAAACAGTTACTACAGACACTATGTACAGCTAGTCCAAAACACAGCTGATCAGCTTTTGACAAATTCAAAGAGACAAGATCATATCACTCCTGTTTTAGCCTCTCTTCACTGGTTACCTGCTAAACcatgaaatgttttatcttcCAGTTACACTGTATTGCTGAAGTGCTGTTCCCCTACAAGCTAAAGCACAGCCTCCCTCATATCTTCAGGCAGGCGCCTTTTGGATGATCCCAGTTCGACGACTGGGCTTTGGCATTCAGAGGCCTTCAGCTTTGAAGCACCCTGTTTTAGGATGTGAGGCTTGCAGAATCTGTGACAtattttaaatcacttcttAAAACTTGTGATGTAcctttgtttatattttgttttgtctttgtacaAATGGTGTATGAATGAAGTTCAGTAGTACTAGCAGTGGTAGTATtaaaaaagatgaagatgataCACCATTCCTATCAGTAAACTGTGCTGACCTACAGTTTGACAGAATATATTAATAGGCTGCCATTAAACACCCAGTTATCAACTGCTtagtctttcttttctttttcacccaAGGAGTTTTCTTCCCATCTTTATGCAGATGGGACACAGTGGTGGATGGGCACCATGTGGGGTCCTCTTTGACATTTGACGATTAAAATGGCAAAAACgtcagtattttttaaataatatatttgtgGCAGACCAATAGCCTCAGAGGTAATTGCATGCTTATTTCAAATGCACATCTCATTGTCTAATTATTCTGCtcatattttaaattacataacTTCATGTGAAGGCAGAGTAACCGGGGGTTTTCCCTTGGGACAAAGCATAGTATACTGCATGTGgtctgtgtctttttaaaacagGACTGCTCATTGAAATGATGTGTGTACAAAACTAAAGATACAGTCACAGCTTTGCTGAAGTCAAAACAGTTTCATTTCTCAAACAAAGTTAAGAACTTTAAATCAGTTTCATGTTACCTTATAACTGCAAATGAGATTTGCTGGTTAAATATTCATCCTGTGGGCAACCTCATGTGGGCAATATACATTTCTTGCCAGCCGATTCCAAAGTCATTGCAATGTTTGTTGAAGTTCTGAAGAGACAGCCTCTCTACAACAACACAGGCAAAAGCCAAACTTGTGAAAGTAGTAAAACAGATGCTCTCAACACCACCTGCAGTGACATGGCTGAACTTTTGCAGCATTTAGGTCTGCAAGCCTAGCTGGcagaaagcagacagacagtgctGCCCTATTTCCACATTGGGCTGTGGTTAGCATGAATGCAGATGGCCTGGTTTAGGGTTTGGAAAGTGGGCTTGTTGAATAATGCATACCACAGAGAGCAGTACATTAAAATCAAACCTAAACCAATCCACAAATTACTGTTACACATAAAAGATTCTAGACACAAAGCCTTTGAGACTGTCATTGTTGAAAGTCGGACAGCAGACAAATTCTCTTTCAAAAGAATTTTGTGAAACCATTTATTACCACAGGAAGATGTCAGT encodes the following:
- the plcl5 gene encoding LOW QUALITY PROTEIN: inactive phospholipase C-like protein 2 (The sequence of the model RefSeq protein was modified relative to this genomic sequence to represent the inferred CDS: deleted 2 bases in 2 codons), with the translated sequence MAGVHTSDAVSGHFLDPTIGAPPAQGATNAAGITGDAAALPPTGTRAYLEVSAAAQGYGAEGVYTNGRYREHGSPRIGSGSRDNSAERSQGAGNTPCGIMKDGSKQRQVRKKTVSFSTMPSDRKINSTAACMAFMMEGCEMKKVRSNSRMYNRYFLLDPDMHWLRWEPSKKDSEKAKLEIKSIKEVRLGKKTPVLRSNGLSDQFPDECAFSIIYGDNYESLDLVASTADVVSTWVMGLRYLVSYGRHTVDMVEPSQPSLRTSWIGSVFELADMEKEGHIDLFRATQIIKGLNPGMKESRIELKFKELQKAKDQYGEAINMDTFVEAYCELCTRPEIFFLLVQFSSNKEYLDSKDLMLFVEVEQGVEGVTEDMCRDIVQKFEPSAEGRERSYLSIDGFTHYLLSSECHIFDPQHKRVCQDMTQPLSHYYINSSHNASLLEDHFWGSSDISSYIRALRMGCRSIEVIVWDGPDNEPVVYVGSSVASQLAFSKVLDIINQYAFESSEYPLILCLVTHCCVPQQRVMAQHMKKILGDKLYIELPNREENYLPSPEKLKGKILLKGKRLPPSCTDPEGDVTDEEEGLEMSRRVGADEKDQLNGLGCKRLRLCKELSDLVSLCKSVQFRDFEISKREQKYWEICSFNEVDANRFANEFPEEFVCYNKRFLSRVYPTPMRIDASNMNPQDFWKCGCQIVAMNYQTPGLMMDLNLGWFRQNGNCGYVLRPAIMREEVSYFSANARDSLPGVSAQLLHIKVISGQNLPKPRGSAAKGDVVEPYIYVEIHGIPADCAEQRTKTVSQNGDNPIFDESFEFQINLPELAVLRFVVLDDDYIGDEFIGQYTIPFECLQPGYRHVPLQSLTGEFLPNTTLFVHVAITNRRGGGKAHKRGLSVRKGRKAREYTTTKTTGIKVVDELFRASTQPLREATDLRENVQNAMVSFKELCGLTPAANMKQCILTVSTWLMNSERSLRVTVDLSETYPTMEAQGPVPELLRKVLNAYDMMIQTSRTLIESADVVYSKLTQAQRAGLDFHEDLHRIGAKEGLKGRKLQKAMESYAWNITVLKGQADLLKHAKSEALDTLRQIHCAAQSCGLSKNGAASPQLPHHPYHQPQQVQIQQQPQAKPHPQPPPLHSPKLSPSPRLAPQAYLHPLPQPHPQLPALPLVQTVTKPPAYPQPPPLLQPQFQSQSQQQRAAGPLEAIPEKEMVSNDPAGSC